CAAACAGAAACAGATTGAGATCTCACAGAGGACACGGAGGACACAGAGAGCTTCGATCTCCCTGCTGTTCCTCCGTGTCCTCCGTGAGGGACCCTTTCAGAGCCGGGTACCCGAACAATCCTCTGCGAAATGGTATCACACCCGCACCACGATCTTCCCCACGCTCCGCCGCGACTCCATGAGCCGATGCGCCTCGGCCATCTTGTCGAAAGGGAAAGTCGCCCTCACCACCGGCCGGATCCCGTGCCGCGACGAACGCCGTCAACTCCTCCCACGCCCGACGTCCGCACGTCCGCTCCAGCCTCTCCTGATCACCGCCTCCAGCCGGTTCCCCGGCGCGTCTACGTGGTTCCTTGGGTTCGGCCCATGACGGTAATTCATCTCGTCCCAGCCAAGGCATTTTGCCGGGTCCCATAGCCACAGCGCGTGATTGACACCGAGCTCTTCCAGGCGCTCGAAGTGTCGCTCCAGGAAAGCCTCCGCTCCCGGCTGCCACCGGTGTACACCGAACTCGTTGACGGCCAGTGGAGCTCCGGTGTCGCGTTTCCATGCGGCGATGCTGTCGTACATGGTGTCGAGCGCACGAAGCACATCCGGAGGCAGCGGTCCCGGCGGGACAGGGGTGTCCGACGATGGGCCTGGACACTCGAAGTCGGCATCGGCCGACTCGCCGTAGACGTAGTCGTTCGGCGCGTACAGGTGGATCGTGAAGACGAGACGGTCCCGGTACACGTCGAATGAATCCAGGGGGAGCCCCCGCAGTGCTTCCGGATCCCCGCCGGACGCCACGCTGACGAGAATGGGGGTGGTGGAGTCTACGCGCCGAATCGCGCGCACTATCCGTCGAGCGAGCCGATACCACCGCTCGCTGGGCACACGGCGCGGATTGTCCGGACCCAGCAGAGGCTCCACCATCAGGTCGTATCCCACGACAGATGGGCGGCCACGGTACCTGGTCGCGGCTTCCGCCCACATCCGGACCCACGTGGATTCCGCCTCGGCTCTCTGCCACAGGTCCGTGATCTTCGGCTCCTCCGAAGGGTCGAATACGAATTCGCTGCGGCCGGGCCCCGTACGGAACGAGATCACCACCTTCAGGCCAACGCGCTCCGACCACGCAACCATCGAGTCCAGCGACTGCCAGACCCGGGAGTCGGGGTGATACCGCCGCGGGCGTCCGGTCAGCCGCTCACCGTACGGGCCTGGGACGGAGAGATTCACGTAATTGGCGCCCCAGGCCGCAAGGGAGCGCAGGTCCTCCGCCGAGTATCGCGGGAACACGGATCCGGTGTCGGTCTGTGGGCGCCGCTGCCACGTGTTGGCCCCGTGGAGCTGCGTAGGCCCGGTCCACAGATCCCATTTCGCGGACCCGGTGCTCCCGGCTCGCAGGGTTGCGCTGTCGTTCACGGCACCGGGACCCGGGGCGGTTCCTCCGCCGCAGCCCAACCATGCGCCGAGTGCCAGCACAAACGCCGAAGTACGCAGGCTCATGCTACACTCCTGGACAAGTTTCCGAGACTGCTCTGGTCGATTCGCCTCCGGGACGCGCGGAGCGCCCCCCGCGGCTGCTGCATGAAGCTGCCGTCATACTCACACCCGCACCACGATCTTCCCCACGCTCCGCCGCGACTCCATGAGCCGGTGCGCCCCGGCCATGTCGTCGAAGGAGAAGGTCGCTCCCACCACCGGCCGGATCCCGTGCGCCGCGACGAACGCCGTCAGCTCCTCCCACACCCGCGCGAGCCGCGGCGGGTCGTCGAGGAGGTAGCCGATGTGCGTCGCCAGGAGGCCGTGCGACGCCGGCGCGAGGGAGCGGATGTCGGCCCTGGGGAGGTCGCGCCAGGTGCGCAGCCAGGAGAGCGGGTTCCACCGCTGCAGCGCCAGGCTCGCGAAGCCGGCGACCACCACCCGGCCGAACGGGGCGAGCACCGGCCAGACGGCGCGGAAGACCTCGCCGCCGACCACCTCCAGCGCCACGTCGAAGCGGCCCGGGCCGGCGGCCGCCCGGAGACGCTCCTCGAAGCCGGGGCGGCGGTAGTTCACCGCCTGCTCGGCGCCGAGCGCGCGGATCGCCTCGAGCTTCGCGTCGCTCCCGGCCAGGCCCACCACGGCGCAGCCGAAGCGGGCGGCGAGCTGGACAGCCGCGGTGCCCACGCCCCCGGCGGCGGCGGTGACCAGGACGCGGTCGGTGGGGCGGAGCCGCGCCATCTCCATCAGCGCGACCCACGCGGTGAGGTAGTTCACGGGGAACGCGGCGTTCTCCTCGGTCGAGAAGCCGGGGATGGCGGGGAGCGCCTGCCGCTCCGGCACCACCACCTTCTCCGCGTACGCCCCGTGCTGCGCGCCGACGACGACCCGTTCGCCGGCCGCGCGCCCCTCGACGCCAGCGCCGAGCGCGTCGATCGTGCCGGCCGCCTCCATCCCCAGCGTGTACGGCATCGGCGGCGCCCAGCCGTAGAGGCCCTTGCGGGAGAGGATCTCGGCGTAGTTCACGCCGACCGCCGCGACGCGCACCCGGACCTCGCCCGCGCCGGGCGCCGGGTCGGGGACCTCGCGCACGCGCAGCACCCTGGGGCCGCCGTGCCGGTCCAGGACGATCGCCCTCATTCCGCGCTCGTTGGTGCAGGCCCGAGGTTCGGGGCGATCTGCCGGAAGACCCGCTTCGCTTCCGGAGTGAACGTCGTGCCCATGAACACGTGGAAGCCGCCCGGTGTCAGCCCGGGCTGGAAAAGCAAGTGCCCACGGGACGGATCCGCGGGCGTCGGCGGCTCTTCAGGTTCAGCTCATTCGCGCATGCACCACGCGAAAGACCGTAACCAGACCGGGTGACACGCGATACATCACGCGGTAGTTGTAGACGATGATCTCGCGGACGTCGGGATCCTGCCATTCCGCGAACATCCGTCCCGAGTAAGGGAAGTCGGCCAGCCGCTCGGTGGAGTCGAGCAGCTTGCTGGCGACGATCTCCGCACGCCTGGGGGAATCTTCCGCGATGTACCTGGTGATGGACTCGAGATTGGTCTGCGCCGAGGCAGCCCAGATCACCCGGTGAGCCACCGCTTCACCTCGGCCCTCATCTCCTCCTGCGTCCGGTACGGCCCGGCATCGGCCGACTCGAGGCCCGACTTCACCTGCTCCAGCACGTAAATGTGGTAGCGGATGTCTTCGAGGGTGACGTTGTCCGGCAGGCGCCGGAGCAGGTCGATCACCTCTTCCTTGGCGGAGACGGTCGTCGTGGTGCTCATGGAGGGTTCGCGCGGGGTGGACCGGTCGCTCATCGGAACTCTACCTCCGCGGCAGGTTCGGGGAAAGCCTCCGCCACGACTCCGCCACCGGCCGAACGCTTCCTCACGGCAGCTTGCACGCCAGCCGCGACAGGGAGCCGGGGAGGTGGTGGCCGCCGCCCTCGCTGGTCAGCGTCACCGCGCCGTCGTTCTCCAGCTCCACGGCCTCGCCCTGGGGCTCGCCGAGTGGGGTGAGGTCCACCTGCGCCGCCGGCTGGCCGCCGCCGAGCAGGTCCGGGGTGCGGTAGAAGGCGAGCGTCGAGTAGGTGCGCACCGCCACCCACCGCCCGTCGGGCGAGGCGCTGGCGCCGGTGACGCGGTCGCCCGGCTGCCGCGGGCGGGGGGCCAACCGCCGCACCCGCTGCAGCGTGGCGGCCTGCCCCGCGGCGAGCGGCGTGGGCCAGCGGTAGAGCTCGATCGGGTCGCGGGTCCCCTTGGTGACCAGGTACACCTCGCCGCCGGGGAGGACGAACAGCGCCTCGGTGTCGGGGCTGCCCTGGGGGAACCTCGCCGTGAAGCGCTCGGCCGGCGCCGACTCGCGGTCGGTGGGGGCCGGCTCGGGGACGCGCCAGAGCGCGACCACGTCGTCGTCGCCGTCGTTGTTCCCCGTGTCGGCCAGGTACAGGCAGTCGCCGCCGGGGCAGGGGCCCAGCGCCGCGTCTTCCCAGTCGCGGTTGGTAGCGCCCGTGACCTGCACCGCCGCGAGGTTCTGACCCGACGCGTCCACCGCGAACACCACGGGCTGGTTGCCGGAGTCGTCGTGCGTCCAGTAGACGCCCGCGTGGCGGCGGCTGGCGGCCAGCCCGCTCGTCTCGTCCGCCGCGTCCGGCAGCGTCACTTCCTTCGCCACCACCTGGCACGCCGCCTCGGCCACGGTCTCCTTCGCGGGCGCATCGTTGCAGCCCGACGCGGCGAGCGCGGCCAGCACGGAGAGAAGAACGCCGGCTCGCTTCGCGGGCGGCGGAAGGTGCGGGATCGTCGAGGTCGTCGCCGTGGGGCGGGTCATGCAAACTCCGGTTGATCAGGATCGGTGCCGTCTGCCCCGGGCCGCACGTGCAAGGTCGGCACCGCCAGAATCTCACGGAAGACACAAGAGGGCACGGAGAACTTCATCCGCTGTTCCTCCGTGTCCTCCGTGTCCTCTGTGTCCTCTGTGTCCTCTGTGAGAATCGAGCCGTTTCTCTGGTATTCTCTCACGGCACCGGGGGAGGAGAGTACGCGGCCGCGCCGGCCCCGGTTCCGGACCGCGCCCTCATACCGTTTTTCGAGATTCGCTGTGCATCGGGAAGCTGTCATTCCGAGTGGAGCCCGATGCGCTGAGCTCACGTTCGCCACCGAAGTCGGCCGGGCTCCCGAGGAATCTACTCGCGGCCGGCAGGAGGCCGGACCGATGCATGGAGCCAGCGTCCGGGCGGGGTGAGTAGATTCCTCGGGCACCGCCCAGCTGAGGTGTGAAATCCGGATCGGTGCCGCGGCGCCGCTCGGAATGACATGGTTCGCGAAAGGACCGGATTGCACACCGATTCCTGGAATCCGGTATCACAGCTCGTGGGTGAGGATCGGGCGGCGGCCGGGGTCGGGGGGCGGGACGACGGAGTCGCGGGGGGCGCGGTCGGGGCGCTGGTAGTAGGTGCC
This window of the Longimicrobium sp. genome carries:
- a CDS encoding cellulase family glycosylhydrolase, whose amino-acid sequence is MFPRYSAEDLRSLAAWGANYVNLSVPGPYGERLTGRPRRYHPDSRVWQSLDSMVAWSERVGLKVVISFRTGPGRSEFVFDPSEEPKITDLWQRAEAESTWVRMWAEAATRYRGRPSVVGYDLMVEPLLGPDNPRRVPSERWYRLARRIVRAIRRVDSTTPILVSVASGGDPEALRGLPLDSFDVYRDRLVFTIHLYAPNDYVYGESADADFECPGPSSDTPVPPGPLPPDVLRALDTMYDSIAAWKRDTGAPLAVNEFGVHRWQPGAEAFLERHFERLEELGVNHALWLWDPAKCLGWDEMNYRHGPNPRNHVDAPGNRLEAVIRRGWSGRADVGRGRS
- a CDS encoding type II toxin-antitoxin system RelE/ParE family toxin; protein product: MAHRVIWAASAQTNLESITRYIAEDSPRRAEIVASKLLDSTERLADFPYSGRMFAEWQDPDVREIIVYNYRVMYRVSPGLVTVFRVVHARMS
- a CDS encoding zinc-binding dehydrogenase, with protein sequence MVRATFPFDKMAEAHRLMESRRSVGKIVVRV
- a CDS encoding zinc-binding dehydrogenase, translating into MRAIVLDRHGGPRVLRVREVPDPAPGAGEVRVRVAAVGVNYAEILSRKGLYGWAPPMPYTLGMEAAGTIDALGAGVEGRAAGERVVVGAQHGAYAEKVVVPERQALPAIPGFSTEENAAFPVNYLTAWVALMEMARLRPTDRVLVTAAAGGVGTAAVQLAARFGCAVVGLAGSDAKLEAIRALGAEQAVNYRRPGFEERLRAAAGPGRFDVALEVVGGEVFRAVWPVLAPFGRVVVAGFASLALQRWNPLSWLRTWRDLPRADIRSLAPASHGLLATHIGYLLDDPPRLARVWEELTAFVAAHGIRPVVGATFSFDDMAGAHRLMESRRSVGKIVVRV